A region from the Saccharomonospora azurea NA-128 genome encodes:
- the coaD gene encoding pantetheine-phosphate adenylyltransferase, translating to MRRAVCPGSYDPATNGHLDIVERAAALFDEVVVAVLINPKKQGLFTVEERLDMLREVTRDLPNVRVDSWHGLLVDYCRKHDIAAVAKGLRSVSDFDYELQMAQMNRELSGVETLLMSNNPAYSFLSSSLVKEVATYGGDVSGMVPEVVHERLKAKLPQQR from the coding sequence ATGCGGCGAGCGGTCTGTCCCGGTTCCTACGACCCCGCGACCAACGGGCACCTCGACATCGTCGAGCGTGCCGCCGCGTTGTTCGACGAGGTCGTCGTGGCCGTGCTCATCAACCCGAAGAAGCAGGGTCTGTTCACCGTCGAGGAGCGTCTCGACATGCTCCGCGAGGTGACTCGCGACCTGCCCAACGTGCGGGTCGACTCGTGGCACGGGCTGCTGGTCGACTACTGCAGGAAGCACGACATCGCCGCGGTCGCCAAGGGCCTGCGCTCGGTCAGCGACTTCGACTACGAGCTGCAGATGGCGCAGATGAACCGCGAGCTGTCGGGCGTGGAGACATTGCTCATGTCGAACAATCCCGCCTACAGCTTCCTGTCCAGCTCGCTGGTGAAGGAGGTCGCCACGTACGGCGGCGACGTCAGCGGGATGGTGCCCGAGGTGGTTCACGAGCGTCTCAAGGCGAAGCTCCCGCAACAGCGGTAA